A region of Xylocopa sonorina isolate GNS202 chromosome 13, iyXylSono1_principal, whole genome shotgun sequence DNA encodes the following proteins:
- the LOC143430279 gene encoding ADP-ribosylarginine hydrolase CG2909: protein MSLFSCCIRRNHGRIDSTRQQALLKEPPEISWENTLGAPDGVPFDDDTKELLRKCIDVSTPTPTTLSQIIKRSEAFPINFPINTVRCSTLRDKGVATNILEMNANSVYPLIHEAMLPLVAQWLKHKRLYGSAIERAMYKDMGLVQFIHRLLEKRAVHFFGPNDRWKLIDGKTGVNGWENVGTDQEKEPLVLTKCLSYDEIKLSSMMAMSSHTEFINDGSRDNRGIASADPDSIQPRGVIIGVVGTRFTRPRVMEYQDIVTTPQQNTVENGYGPPSSGSSEEIRGLRVLWAKFYGEEHLPLYEETLKQVKSKDNKRYLSLTSQTVFDIENYMKRTLLTVEIILLEANTRAEKQNTTAFLHVVGFGLGVWRIIQDQEIYFLKTFEIALRKMNKKLRYVSDIMFAYFHHQKCGDAGNGDYLGDIKIHFALREPHSKLFRSSDVDKLLVVTYAWDGNALPGNEFWCGYLSSSGDPAAACSSQIAELHTSRINPRACGASLHVASAQHGILHISDYAKLHLA from the exons ATGTCGCTGTTCTCCTGTTGCATACGTCGG AATCATGGAAGAATCGACAGTACTCGCCAGCAGGCACTGCTAAAAGAACCACCGGAGATATCATGGGAGAATACACTTGGGGCACCGGATGGTGTACCCTTTGACGACGACACGAAGGAACTCCTCAGGAAATGCATCGACGTCTCGACACCGACACCTACGACCCTGTCACAGATCATCAAGCGAAGCGAGGCCTTTCCTATCAATTTCCCGATTAACACCGTAAGATGTTCCACGCTGAGAGACAAAGGGGTTGCCACGAATATTCTCGAG ATGAACGCAAATTCAGTTTATCCATTGATACACGAGGCAATGCTACCACTCGTCGCGCAGTGGTTGAAACACAAACGACTATACGGCAGTGCTATAGAGAGGGCCATGTACAAAGACATGGGGTTGGTGCAGTTCATTCATCGTTTGCTCGAGAAACGTGCCGTTCATTTCTTCGGGCCGAATGATCGATGGAAACTGATAGATGGTAAGACAGGCGTGAATGGATGGGAGAACGTTGGCACTGATCAGGAAAAAGAACCTCTG gtGTTGACGAAATGTTTGTCGTACGACGAAATCAAACTGTCTTCTATGATGGCGATGTCTTCCCACACTGAATTCATAAACGATGGCTCGCGAGACAACAGGGGCATCGCAAGTGCCGACCCAGACTCCATTCAGCCGAGAGGAGTCATTATAGGTGTCGTGGGAACAAG ATTCACACGACCACGCGTTATGGAATACCAAGATATCGTTACAACACCTCAGCAGAATACCGTGGAGAACGG ATATGGACCGCCCTCGAGTGGAAGTTCAGAAGAGATACGTGGGCTGCGCGTTTTGTGGGCAAAATTCTATGGCGAGGAACACCTTCCATTGTACGAGGAAACGCTGAAGCAAGTTAAATCGAAAGACAACAAAAGATATCTCTCGTTAACCAGTCAAACTGTCTTCGACATCGAGAATTACATGAAGAGAACACTACTCACTGTAGAAATAATACTTCTCGAAGCTAATACACGAGCCGAGAAGCAAAATACGACTGCCTTTCTTCACGTTGTGGGTTTTGGTCTCG GTGTATGGAGAATAATTCAAGACCAAGAAATATACTTTCTAAAAACGTTCGAGATCGCGCTCAGGAAGATGAACAAGAAACTGAGATACGTCTCTGATATAATGTTTGCGTACTTCCATCATCAGAAATGCGGCGACGCGGGAAACGGCGACTATCTTGGAG ATATTAAGATTCACTTCGCTCTCAGAGAGCCTCACAGCAAACTATTTAGATCTTCGGACGTGGACAAGCTTCTAGTGGTGACGTACGCATGGGACGGAAACGCGTTACCAG GAAACGAATTCTGGTGCGGATATTTGTCGTCGAGCGGAGATCCTGCCGCGGCGTGCAGTAGCCAAATCGCGGAATTGCACACCTCTCGAATAAATCCTCGAGCATGCGGTGCCAGCTTACACGTTGCATCCGCACAGCATGGTATTTTGCACATATCGGATTACGCGAAGCTTCATCTTGCTTAG